The Shewanella sp. NFH-SH190041 genome has a window encoding:
- a CDS encoding outer membrane protein transport protein — MKYFNKTILAMAITAASSQTMAAGFQLNSQSATGLGRAYAGDAVIADNASAMARNPATMALFDTTAISIGSLVIDTDVTLKNAAYNNAPMEDVSDIGGISVVPNAFIVHPINQQWAIGFGAYSNFGTTTEYPSEFAADIFGGLTKVRSVNFQGSVSYRLNEQWSLGAGVDIISGTGELKRNFKALGMIGDKAALDVKADGIGFGWHLGTVFELDANNRFGLSYRYSPTIKADGDFIHLGNPQKGKNDTLHLPLPSMAEFSGYHQLTRQFALSYSAQFIEWSKFDTLDTDALGTIKEYQWRDTWHFSVGGTYDLNDQWTIRAGYMYDMGAVDQLKSIAIPDSDRQWFSSGFTYNLSKHSAIDFGMTYLMGKDVNVTETLNIGPVQAAKVTGITRANAWLYGIQYSYKF, encoded by the coding sequence ATGAAGTACTTCAACAAGACGATTCTGGCCATGGCCATCACTGCTGCTAGCTCCCAAACCATGGCGGCCGGTTTCCAACTTAACAGCCAATCCGCCACTGGTCTTGGCCGAGCCTATGCCGGGGATGCGGTTATTGCAGATAATGCCTCAGCCATGGCTCGAAACCCCGCCACAATGGCATTATTTGATACTACCGCTATCAGCATTGGTTCCCTTGTTATTGATACTGATGTCACGCTTAAAAATGCAGCCTATAACAATGCGCCAATGGAAGATGTCAGTGATATTGGTGGTATAAGCGTGGTGCCAAACGCATTTATTGTTCATCCCATTAACCAACAATGGGCTATTGGCTTTGGAGCTTATTCTAATTTTGGTACTACAACAGAATATCCCAGTGAGTTTGCAGCCGATATCTTCGGCGGTTTAACAAAAGTGCGCAGTGTTAACTTCCAAGGGAGTGTCTCCTATCGCCTCAATGAACAGTGGAGTCTAGGGGCTGGCGTAGATATTATTTCCGGTACAGGTGAACTAAAACGTAATTTCAAGGCACTTGGTATGATCGGTGACAAAGCTGCTCTGGATGTCAAAGCTGATGGTATTGGTTTTGGCTGGCACCTAGGCACCGTATTTGAACTGGATGCTAATAATCGTTTTGGTTTAAGTTACCGTTATAGCCCAACTATCAAAGCTGATGGAGATTTCATACATCTAGGAAATCCTCAAAAAGGAAAAAATGACACTCTTCACTTACCATTACCATCAATGGCAGAGTTTTCCGGATATCACCAATTAACACGACAATTTGCTCTATCATATTCAGCACAATTTATTGAATGGAGTAAATTCGATACGCTCGATACTGACGCTTTGGGGACAATCAAAGAATACCAATGGCGTGATACTTGGCACTTCTCTGTCGGTGGAACTTACGACTTAAACGATCAATGGACTATCCGAGCTGGCTATATGTACGATATGGGCGCAGTTGATCAACTCAAGTCTATCGCTATTCCTGATTCAGACCGCCAGTGGTTCTCTAGTGGTTTCACCTACAATTTAAGTAAGCATAGTGCCATTGATTTTGGTATGACTTATCTGATGGGTAAAGATGTTAATGTTACCGAAACACTCAATATTGGCCCTGTACAAGCCGCAAAAGTAACTGGTATCACTCGCGCAAATGCTTGGTTATACGGCATCCAATACAGCTACAAGTTTTAA
- the putP gene encoding sodium/proline symporter PutP translates to MTVETPILITFAGYLILMLAIGYWAYRATDSVDDYILGGRKMGPAVTALSVGASDMSGWVLLGLPGAVYLSGLGEVWIGVGLMIGALFNWVLVAKRLRIYTEMADNALTLPEFFEHRFQDKHGILKLVSATTILLFFTFYSASGMVGGAILFEKVFGLDYVTALVLGSAIIVSYTFLGGFFAVSWTDFFQGMLMLIALIIVPVSVFCEPQTQAAIGGMDPARLSLISDKTTVISFISLLAWGLGYFGQPHILTRFMAIESDKAIPTSRNIAMTWMLLALLGALGVGFAGQLYFSKTPLDNPETIFIHLVQVAFNPWVAGLLIAAIMSAIMSTIDSQLLVCSSVITEDFYRKWVRPQAGNAELLWVGRIGVLSISIIAGFLALNPKSSVLSLVSYAWAGFGAAFGPVVLLSLFWRGYSRDGAIATILVGAITVVVWKQLTGSIFDLYEIVPGFLFAMLAGIIVSTFRQPPATVTAGFDRFDASLKN, encoded by the coding sequence ATGACTGTTGAAACTCCCATCCTGATCACCTTTGCCGGCTACCTGATTTTAATGCTGGCAATTGGTTACTGGGCCTACCGGGCAACTGATTCGGTAGACGATTATATTCTCGGCGGCCGGAAAATGGGGCCGGCGGTAACCGCATTAAGCGTTGGCGCTTCGGACATGTCTGGCTGGGTATTACTGGGCCTGCCGGGCGCGGTATATTTAAGTGGTCTGGGGGAAGTCTGGATCGGCGTTGGACTGATGATCGGAGCCCTATTCAACTGGGTTTTGGTGGCAAAACGCCTGCGGATTTATACCGAAATGGCTGATAACGCTCTGACACTGCCAGAGTTTTTTGAACACAGATTCCAAGATAAACACGGCATTTTAAAGCTGGTGTCCGCAACCACCATTTTACTATTTTTCACCTTCTACTCCGCATCCGGTATGGTTGGTGGCGCCATTTTATTTGAAAAGGTATTTGGACTGGATTATGTCACCGCATTGGTGTTGGGCTCTGCCATCATTGTCTCTTATACCTTCCTCGGTGGTTTTTTTGCTGTCAGCTGGACCGATTTTTTCCAAGGGATGTTGATGCTGATCGCCCTGATCATCGTACCTGTCAGCGTCTTTTGTGAGCCACAGACTCAAGCCGCTATTGGTGGTATGGATCCGGCGAGACTGTCACTGATTTCAGATAAAACCACGGTTATCAGTTTTATCTCGTTACTGGCTTGGGGATTGGGATATTTCGGTCAACCACATATTCTGACACGCTTTATGGCCATTGAGTCCGATAAAGCTATTCCCACATCACGTAATATCGCTATGACATGGATGCTTTTAGCACTACTAGGCGCATTAGGCGTGGGCTTTGCTGGGCAGTTGTATTTCAGCAAAACGCCTTTGGACAATCCAGAGACCATTTTTATCCACTTGGTCCAGGTCGCATTTAACCCTTGGGTTGCCGGTCTGCTGATCGCCGCGATTATGTCAGCCATTATGAGTACTATCGACTCCCAGCTATTGGTTTGCTCTAGTGTGATAACTGAAGATTTTTACCGTAAGTGGGTTCGTCCTCAAGCCGGAAATGCTGAGCTGTTATGGGTGGGGCGTATTGGCGTTCTGAGCATTTCCATTATCGCCGGTTTCCTAGCATTAAACCCTAAAAGCAGTGTCTTAAGTCTGGTGAGCTATGCTTGGGCAGGCTTTGGTGCCGCATTTGGACCGGTAGTACTGCTGTCGCTATTCTGGCGAGGCTATAGCCGTGATGGCGCCATTGCCACTATCCTGGTCGGCGCTATTACCGTGGTGGTATGGAAACAGCTCACTGGCAGCATCTTTGATCTGTATGAAATTGTGCCAGGCTTCTTATTTGCTATGCTAGCCGGGATCATCGTCAGTACATTTAGACAGCCACCTGCTACGGTTACCGCCGGATTTGACCGATTTGATGCTAGCTTGAAAAACTGA
- a CDS encoding DUF3379 domain-containing protein has protein sequence MDELEFRRRAYAHPRDQQADFLAACDEDPARKHFVRELKSLENKLEQALKITPPEGLAEKLLLNQQLHNHRRQRAQLGSLLAIAASAVLVISMGFVMLRLAPIDLSAHALEHVHHEPQAWHSEQDFSPSQINAQLASITELGTDHFTQLPGKVSFSKYCDFQGVRSLHLVMQGLGGKVTLFIVPQEKRLQLAEHFHDSQYNGITFASGHAYMVLLGDKHQDLSAIKSEIEQSFI, from the coding sequence ATGGATGAATTAGAATTCCGTCGTCGGGCATATGCCCATCCCAGAGATCAACAAGCTGACTTTTTAGCGGCCTGTGACGAAGATCCGGCCAGAAAACACTTTGTCCGTGAATTGAAATCACTGGAAAACAAACTGGAGCAAGCGTTAAAAATCACGCCTCCAGAAGGACTGGCGGAAAAACTACTATTGAACCAACAACTGCACAACCACCGTAGACAACGTGCCCAACTGGGTAGTCTATTGGCGATTGCCGCCTCTGCTGTTTTGGTTATCAGTATGGGGTTTGTCATGCTGCGCCTTGCCCCGATAGATCTGTCGGCCCACGCATTAGAACATGTCCATCATGAGCCCCAGGCATGGCACAGTGAGCAGGATTTCAGCCCCAGCCAGATTAACGCGCAATTGGCCAGTATCACTGAACTGGGCACGGATCATTTTACTCAACTGCCCGGCAAGGTCTCTTTCAGTAAGTATTGTGATTTTCAAGGTGTGCGCAGTTTACATCTGGTGATGCAGGGACTCGGTGGCAAAGTCACCCTATTTATTGTCCCACAGGAAAAACGCCTGCAATTAGCTGAACACTTTCATGACAGCCAATACAATGGCATTACCTTTGCCAGTGGTCATGCTTATATGGTGCTGCTGGGTGACAAACATCAAGACCTTTCGGCCATTAAGTCTGAAATAGAGCAAAGCTTTATCTAG
- a CDS encoding sigma-70 family RNA polymerase sigma factor, translating into MTNSLRNKSSTSAVSSDMLNKQRRYDSLVRALHADIFRYAFWLCGDRQVAEDITQETFLRAWRSLDTLKDEHAAKAWLITILRRENARRFERKRFDYSDIDQEYLEDNTSMSKEEHAEQHLIRRQISQLEPEYRDPLLLQVIAGFSGDEIADLLNLNRNTVMTRLFRARNQLKEALEHPESKEQSNG; encoded by the coding sequence ATGACCAACAGCCTGCGTAATAAATCATCTACCTCAGCGGTCTCTTCTGACATGCTGAATAAACAACGACGATACGACAGCCTGGTCAGGGCACTGCATGCAGATATCTTCCGTTACGCCTTCTGGCTGTGCGGAGATCGGCAGGTCGCAGAAGATATTACCCAGGAAACCTTTCTGCGGGCCTGGCGCTCCCTCGATACGCTGAAAGATGAGCATGCGGCTAAAGCTTGGCTGATTACCATTCTGCGGCGGGAAAATGCCCGTCGGTTTGAGCGTAAACGATTTGATTATTCTGATATCGATCAAGAATATCTGGAAGATAACACCAGCATGAGTAAAGAGGAGCATGCTGAGCAGCATCTTATCCGACGACAAATTTCGCAGCTGGAGCCGGAATACCGGGATCCGCTACTACTACAAGTCATTGCCGGCTTCAGTGGCGATGAAATTGCCGATTTATTGAATTTAAACCGTAACACAGTCATGACCCGCCTGTTTAGGGCCCGTAACCAGTTAAAAGAGGCTTTGGAGCATCCAGAATCCAAAGAGCAGTCCAATGGATGA
- a CDS encoding BatD family protein has product MVKRHIFLFILLLLAPFSALAVTQVDATVDKNPVMNGEYFVLTVTANDNLDAGALNTSALQRDFIIGRTSVGRSTQIINFDTSKTTTWQILLAAKHVGQFTIPPFTIDGVSSAPINLKVVAASSPQGQSKTLFMTSSLSTEQAYPGQLVLYQVKLYLGADLQRGVLNAPTINHAQIKQLGEDKDTQEIVNGKRYRVIERTYSIIPDKPGELKISPATFQGDVVISGQGGRDMFGFGMSDSRMVQTASKSHLIEVLPKPAHYQGQWLVADLVSLHDIWGDEQSYQVGNPITRTITMLASNAEDTALADMTIPEPAGFKIYPEKPQRENIVRNGQLIAKLTQTIAMVPTHAGTFTLPEVKIPWWNPQLKKQEYAKLPAKTIKMNPAPASTAAPQMPAVTTAGAAQPQPQTQTIIHAGYWPWVAAGFALLWLITLLLWRRSVVSARHQLTGKLQQHQPSTANSDKLLVEACNSAMPGRVLMALQQYFSQRCNDNMTLDKISALSPDMKTLVDTLQQANYSRDPGTVNYSAIPAKVTACQLKRTAVKQHELSPLNPD; this is encoded by the coding sequence GTGGTAAAACGGCATATATTTCTTTTTATTCTACTGCTACTGGCACCTTTTTCTGCCTTGGCGGTGACTCAGGTGGATGCCACAGTCGACAAAAACCCGGTGATGAACGGAGAGTATTTTGTCCTCACTGTGACTGCGAATGACAATCTGGATGCCGGAGCACTCAACACCTCCGCGTTACAGCGGGATTTTATTATCGGCCGCACCAGTGTCGGACGCAGTACTCAGATCATTAATTTTGATACCAGTAAAACCACCACGTGGCAGATCCTGCTAGCGGCGAAACACGTAGGACAGTTTACCATTCCGCCGTTTACCATCGACGGGGTGAGCTCTGCGCCAATTAACCTTAAGGTGGTCGCGGCCAGCAGCCCTCAAGGGCAAAGTAAAACCCTGTTTATGACCAGTAGTTTGTCTACCGAACAGGCTTATCCCGGCCAATTAGTGCTGTACCAGGTAAAATTATATCTGGGGGCGGATCTGCAACGTGGCGTCTTAAATGCACCGACTATCAATCATGCGCAAATCAAACAGCTGGGTGAAGATAAAGATACCCAAGAAATCGTTAACGGTAAGCGTTACCGAGTAATCGAACGGACTTACAGCATTATCCCAGATAAGCCAGGTGAACTGAAAATTTCACCTGCAACCTTCCAGGGAGATGTGGTTATCAGTGGCCAAGGGGGTCGCGATATGTTTGGGTTCGGCATGAGCGACAGCCGAATGGTACAAACCGCATCCAAATCCCATTTGATTGAAGTGTTGCCAAAGCCGGCACATTATCAGGGACAGTGGCTGGTGGCAGATCTGGTCTCTCTACATGATATTTGGGGTGACGAGCAAAGCTATCAGGTGGGAAACCCTATCACTCGTACCATCACTATGCTGGCATCCAATGCTGAAGATACCGCCTTGGCAGATATGACCATTCCGGAACCAGCAGGGTTTAAAATTTATCCCGAAAAACCGCAGCGGGAAAATATCGTCCGCAACGGCCAATTGATCGCCAAGCTGACTCAAACTATTGCCATGGTTCCCACCCATGCAGGGACATTTACCCTACCAGAGGTGAAAATTCCCTGGTGGAACCCACAACTGAAAAAGCAAGAGTATGCCAAACTACCGGCCAAAACCATTAAGATGAATCCAGCGCCGGCCAGTACGGCAGCGCCGCAAATGCCAGCAGTGACAACGGCAGGCGCTGCGCAACCCCAGCCACAGACTCAAACCATTATCCACGCCGGTTACTGGCCTTGGGTTGCGGCAGGATTCGCGCTACTTTGGCTAATCACCTTACTACTATGGCGCCGGTCGGTTGTGTCAGCACGACATCAGTTAACAGGCAAGCTGCAGCAACATCAGCCATCGACAGCAAATAGCGACAAACTATTGGTTGAGGCTTGTAACAGTGCTATGCCAGGGCGGGTGCTGATGGCATTACAACAGTATTTCTCCCAACGCTGCAATGACAATATGACATTGGATAAAATCAGTGCATTATCACCTGATATGAAAACTTTAGTGGATACACTGCAACAGGCGAATTACAGCCGCGATCCCGGCACAGTCAATTACAGCGCCATTCCAGCCAAGGTCACCGCCTGCCAATTAAAGCGTACTGCGGTTAAACAACATGAATTATCGCCTCTTAATCCAGATTAA
- a CDS encoding vWA domain-containing protein, with product MTLHFIRPEWLWALLPLAILLVLLWRSHGARSAWQSYIAPHLTAVLLTPGGKPARHSLAILTSLWLIGTLALAGPAINKQSLPVFSSQQGRVIILDMSASMYATDLTPNRLTQEKFRATDLINALKDGDTGLIAYAGDAFTISPMTNDRHTLLNLLPTLTPDIMPVQGSNLTAAIKLAQKLLAQGGHHKGDIILLTDGASATQYADSKALLQHSDYRLAVMAIGTAQGAPIRLPDGQLQRDRAGDVVVAKTDYPLLQQLAKAGHGMLVPISNDGSDISALTHWLNNQTGGAKATDIKGEVWQDLGPYLALILLLPALLSFRSGILAGVLLTALYLPKPAEAAQWQDLWQTQDQQAQQAFDNKDYSQAAALFKQQNWRASADYRAGKYQQALDGFSKDNSATGHYNQGNALMQLGQYQKAKTAYQTALQQQPDFPHAKANLALAEKLLQQEQKKQQNQQNQQNQQNQQNQQNQQDQQDQQNQQNQQNQQNQQNQQNQQNQQNQQNQQNQQNQQNQQNQQNQQNQQNQQNQQNQQNQQNQQNQQNQQNQQNQQNQQNQQNQQNQQGKAGQQQKQASSSAQKSGQQDKAQQEQSKQTAEQQRKANKSAQAQQQPSQTEKTKQAAQRQDKSAADKPANDASMQADASHQGQQPQPESKNKQPQSASAKVSPEQQHSGDKTKQQAIAASSQLTQQQGEPLPEDMARALRAVVDDPQVLLRNKMLLEYQKRRMQGEQPKDNEQW from the coding sequence ATGACCTTACATTTTATTCGACCCGAATGGCTATGGGCATTGCTGCCACTGGCGATCCTGCTGGTCTTACTCTGGCGCAGTCATGGTGCCCGCTCCGCTTGGCAAAGCTATATTGCACCCCATTTGACAGCCGTATTGCTAACCCCCGGAGGCAAGCCCGCCCGTCATAGTCTGGCTATCCTGACCAGTTTGTGGCTGATTGGGACGCTGGCGCTGGCGGGACCGGCCATCAATAAACAATCGCTTCCCGTATTTTCCAGCCAGCAAGGGCGGGTGATTATTCTGGATATGTCAGCTTCTATGTACGCCACAGATCTGACCCCAAACCGACTGACACAGGAAAAATTTCGCGCCACTGATCTCATCAATGCGCTGAAAGATGGTGATACCGGTTTGATAGCTTATGCCGGTGATGCCTTTACCATCAGTCCCATGACCAATGACCGCCACACCCTACTGAATCTTTTGCCCACGCTGACTCCGGATATTATGCCAGTGCAAGGCTCCAACCTTACAGCGGCCATAAAACTGGCGCAAAAGCTGCTGGCTCAAGGCGGACATCATAAAGGCGATATTATTCTGCTTACCGATGGCGCCAGTGCAACGCAGTATGCTGACAGCAAAGCATTGCTACAGCACAGTGATTATCGTTTGGCAGTAATGGCTATTGGCACAGCTCAGGGTGCCCCTATCCGCTTGCCTGATGGTCAATTGCAGCGGGATCGCGCCGGAGATGTGGTGGTCGCTAAAACAGACTATCCCTTACTGCAGCAACTAGCTAAAGCAGGTCATGGCATGCTGGTGCCTATCAGCAATGATGGCTCTGATATCTCGGCTCTGACCCATTGGCTGAATAATCAAACCGGTGGTGCTAAGGCTACAGATATTAAAGGCGAAGTCTGGCAGGATCTTGGCCCTTACTTAGCATTGATTCTATTACTGCCGGCACTTCTGAGTTTTCGCAGTGGTATCTTGGCCGGAGTGCTCCTGACCGCTCTTTATCTGCCTAAGCCAGCTGAGGCCGCGCAATGGCAAGATCTGTGGCAAACCCAAGATCAGCAAGCGCAACAAGCCTTTGATAATAAAGATTATAGCCAAGCTGCTGCACTATTTAAGCAGCAAAATTGGCGCGCCAGTGCTGATTACCGAGCGGGTAAATATCAGCAAGCACTGGATGGGTTTAGCAAGGATAACTCCGCCACTGGACACTATAACCAAGGTAATGCGCTGATGCAGTTAGGCCAATATCAAAAAGCCAAAACGGCTTATCAAACAGCCCTGCAGCAACAGCCGGACTTTCCACATGCCAAAGCCAATTTAGCCCTAGCTGAAAAATTGCTGCAGCAGGAGCAGAAGAAACAACAGAATCAGCAGAACCAGCAGAACCAACAGAACCAACAGAACCAGCAGAATCAGCAGGATCAGCAGGATCAGCAGAATCAGCAGAATCAGCAGAATCAGCAGAATCAGCAGAATCAGCAGAATCAGCAGAATCAGCAGAATCAGCAGAATCAGCAGAATCAGCAGAATCAGCAGAATCAGCAGAATCAGCAGAATCAGCAGAATCAGCAGAATCAGCAGAATCAGCAGAATCAGCAGAATCAGCAGAATCAGCAGAATCAGCAGAATCAGCAGAATCAGCAGAATCAGCAGAATCAGCAGAATCAGCAGAATCAGCAGAATCAGCAGGGTAAAGCCGGTCAACAGCAAAAACAAGCATCCTCATCAGCCCAAAAATCGGGGCAACAGGATAAAGCGCAACAGGAGCAATCCAAACAGACTGCTGAGCAACAGCGCAAAGCTAACAAATCAGCGCAGGCGCAACAGCAACCGTCACAAACTGAGAAGACAAAACAGGCAGCGCAGCGCCAGGATAAATCAGCAGCCGATAAACCGGCCAATGATGCCAGTATGCAGGCCGATGCCAGCCATCAAGGCCAACAACCGCAACCTGAAAGCAAAAACAAGCAGCCTCAGTCAGCGTCTGCCAAAGTATCTCCTGAGCAACAACACAGTGGGGATAAAACCAAACAACAGGCCATCGCGGCCAGCAGCCAGCTGACTCAGCAACAGGGTGAACCTTTGCCGGAGGATATGGCGCGCGCACTCAGGGCTGTCGTTGATGATCCGCAAGTACTGCTGCGCAATAAGATGTTACTTGAGTACCAAAAACGCCGTATGCAGGGCGAACAACCAAAGGACAATGAACAGTGGTAA
- a CDS encoding vWA domain-containing protein — MLTLAWPWLLLLLPLPLLIRQKNTKQLTGGELNMPGIAHTREVTVSQGRNTSRLFYYLMWALLVLAVARPQWVGQPIDIPTKGRDLMVAVDLSGSMQIEDMVLNGRAVDRFSVIRQVVSDFIAKRKGDRLGLILFADHAYLQTPLTPDRRSVAQYMREAQIGLVGKQTAIGEAIALAVKRFDKVKNSNRILVLLTDGSNNAGNIEPMEAARIAAKRHVTIYTIGVGADVMQPQGFFGTQQVNPSADLDEQTLSAIAKLTHGRYFRARNPQELQQIYEEINKLQPVSRDQQSYRPRSELFYWPLGLALLCSIGLALFQSGLAAGLGHRSIK, encoded by the coding sequence ATGTTAACCCTCGCCTGGCCCTGGCTGCTGTTGTTACTGCCCCTGCCATTACTGATACGGCAGAAAAATACCAAACAACTTACCGGTGGCGAATTAAATATGCCCGGCATCGCCCATACCCGGGAAGTGACCGTCAGCCAAGGGCGAAATACCTCGCGGCTATTTTATTATCTGATGTGGGCACTACTGGTACTGGCCGTTGCCCGACCACAATGGGTCGGCCAACCCATCGATATTCCCACCAAAGGGCGGGATCTGATGGTCGCCGTGGATCTGTCTGGCAGTATGCAAATTGAAGATATGGTGCTCAATGGCCGCGCGGTGGATCGTTTTTCAGTTATCCGCCAAGTCGTCAGTGATTTTATTGCGAAACGAAAAGGCGATCGGCTAGGCCTTATCCTCTTTGCCGATCACGCCTATCTACAAACTCCACTGACGCCAGATCGCCGTTCTGTGGCGCAATATATGCGCGAAGCCCAGATTGGTTTAGTCGGTAAACAAACCGCCATCGGTGAAGCCATCGCATTGGCCGTGAAACGCTTTGATAAAGTAAAAAACAGTAACCGGATATTAGTGCTATTGACCGACGGCAGTAACAATGCCGGCAATATTGAGCCAATGGAGGCCGCACGCATTGCCGCTAAACGCCATGTCACCATTTACACCATAGGTGTCGGAGCCGATGTCATGCAGCCGCAAGGCTTTTTCGGTACCCAGCAGGTCAACCCATCGGCGGATCTGGATGAACAGACATTGTCAGCTATCGCCAAACTGACCCATGGCCGTTATTTCCGCGCCCGCAATCCGCAGGAATTGCAACAGATCTATGAAGAGATTAATAAACTGCAGCCGGTTAGCCGAGATCAACAAAGTTACCGTCCCCGCAGTGAATTGTTTTACTGGCCGCTGGGGCTGGCACTGCTTTGCAGTATCGGACTGGCATTATTTCAATCCGGTCTGGCAGCCGGCCTTGGCCACAGGAGTATAAAATGA
- a CDS encoding DUF4381 domain-containing protein, whose protein sequence is MTATPLIASHSSPAANPALAALQDIHLPEPVGLWPLAPGYWILLALLLVIVLGLIFFTVRRHKRLAARRMALALLDRLQPNQIDYATEVNTLMKRAALSYLPRTQVAALEGEPWYHLLDSAMPSAQQGKLAALLQLRFSGKPLSPQQASELDTLARIWLKRAIPFSAAEQQKLAKEALC, encoded by the coding sequence ATGACAGCTACTCCATTAATAGCCTCCCACAGCAGCCCAGCGGCCAATCCGGCGCTGGCCGCCTTGCAAGATATCCACCTGCCCGAGCCGGTGGGGCTATGGCCCCTAGCGCCGGGCTACTGGATCTTACTGGCGCTACTGCTTGTTATCGTGCTGGGGCTGATATTTTTCACCGTGCGCCGCCACAAACGACTGGCAGCCCGTCGCATGGCTCTGGCGCTGCTTGATCGCCTGCAGCCCAACCAAATTGATTATGCCACTGAGGTCAACACCCTGATGAAACGGGCCGCACTCAGTTATCTCCCTCGTACTCAGGTTGCCGCGCTGGAAGGTGAGCCTTGGTATCACTTACTCGATAGTGCCATGCCATCAGCCCAGCAGGGAAAACTCGCCGCCTTGCTGCAACTCAGGTTCAGTGGCAAACCCTTAAGCCCACAACAGGCCAGCGAACTGGATACCTTAGCCAGAATCTGGTTAAAACGGGCAATTCCTTTCTCCGCTGCTGAACAACAAAAATTGGCCAAGGAGGCATTATGTTAA
- a CDS encoding DUF58 domain-containing protein has translation MSTPQLPLFADGWHLNQQELLACQSLARAMPERRSRARAAMAGHRASNIKGRGMEFAEVRHYQNGDDVRTIDWRVTARTGKAHTKLFIEERERPVILLLDLSNSMYFGSSLLLQSVQAAHLAATLGWNAIQHGDRIGALIAGESHHLELKPKNRQTGILQLIAGICDIHSQQLDSFKTGRTAPEHMLRACQRLSRIAKPGSLVWIITDGADFTGRCVGPLTDLKRHCDIGAFLITDPLRQGTLPLPRQFNLPVRDGEVERVLNRQQYQTWLDTQLKQQQIFISMMDKLRVQTRFIDAGLPLEQQLEQLR, from the coding sequence ATGAGCACACCCCAATTACCACTGTTTGCTGATGGCTGGCACCTGAATCAACAGGAGCTGCTGGCCTGTCAATCCCTTGCCAGAGCAATGCCGGAGCGGCGTAGCCGTGCCCGGGCAGCAATGGCTGGACACAGAGCCAGTAATATCAAAGGCCGTGGTATGGAGTTTGCCGAGGTGCGCCATTATCAAAATGGTGATGATGTGCGCACCATCGACTGGCGGGTAACCGCCAGAACCGGCAAAGCCCACACCAAACTCTTTATTGAAGAGCGGGAACGCCCCGTGATCCTGCTGCTGGATTTGAGCAACAGCATGTACTTCGGTTCCAGTTTGTTACTGCAATCAGTCCAAGCCGCTCATCTGGCTGCTACATTGGGCTGGAACGCAATTCAACACGGTGACCGTATTGGTGCCTTGATTGCTGGTGAAAGCCATCACCTTGAGCTCAAACCGAAAAACCGCCAAACCGGTATACTGCAGCTTATCGCCGGGATCTGCGATATTCACAGCCAACAGCTAGACAGCTTTAAAACCGGCCGCACTGCACCGGAACATATGCTGCGAGCCTGCCAACGGCTTAGCCGCATTGCCAAACCCGGCTCATTAGTGTGGATTATCACAGATGGAGCCGACTTTACCGGCCGCTGCGTCGGGCCACTGACCGACTTAAAACGCCATTGCGATATTGGCGCGTTTCTGATCACTGATCCTTTACGTCAGGGCACCTTGCCCCTACCTCGGCAATTTAATCTGCCGGTACGGGATGGTGAAGTTGAGCGAGTGCTAAACCGTCAGCAATACCAGACTTGGCTTGACACCCAGCTGAAGCAACAACAGATCTTTATCTCCATGATGGACAAGCTCCGGGTCCAGACCCGCTTTATTGATGCCGGTCTCCCATTGGAGCAACAACTGGAACAATTGCGTTAA